In the genome of Candidatus Methylomirabilota bacterium, one region contains:
- a CDS encoding tetratricopeptide repeat protein: MRRAALGLLSVALLGAAAGVTAAPPTPTESARAMLKSYQEDPARIDRARDLLETAVAQGAGNDVPTLLALTRAWFLYAEQRAKSEPETIAAYERARDVAKRATELAPKDPEAHLWYAITLGSWSQAKGLLHSAIALRNLRKEVEVVLQLDPNNIEAHVMAGSIDRELPVLLGGDRRASEAHFKTAQRLDPRLTGVRVELARLYINMGRYAEAREQLQSVLDEKAPTDRPRWTLKEVPQARQLLESIRGQN; this comes from the coding sequence ATGCGTCGCGCCGCCCTCGGCCTGCTCTCGGTCGCGCTCCTCGGCGCGGCCGCCGGCGTCACGGCGGCACCGCCGACTCCCACCGAGTCCGCCCGCGCGATGCTGAAGAGCTATCAGGAGGACCCGGCGCGCATCGACCGCGCGCGGGACCTGCTGGAGACCGCGGTGGCCCAGGGCGCGGGCAACGACGTGCCCACCCTGCTGGCCTTGACCCGCGCCTGGTTCCTCTACGCCGAGCAGCGCGCGAAGAGCGAGCCCGAGACGATCGCGGCCTACGAGCGGGCACGCGACGTGGCCAAGCGCGCGACCGAGCTGGCCCCGAAGGACCCCGAGGCCCACCTGTGGTACGCCATCACGCTGGGCTCGTGGTCGCAGGCCAAGGGGCTGCTACACTCCGCCATCGCTCTCCGAAACCTTCGGAAAGAAGTGGAGGTCGTGCTCCAGCTCGACCCGAACAACATCGAGGCGCACGTGATGGCCGGCAGCATCGACCGCGAGCTGCCGGTGCTGCTGGGCGGCGACCGCCGAGCCTCCGAGGCGCACTTCAAGACCGCGCAGCGGCTGGATCCTCGCCTCACCGGCGTGCGCGTCGAGCTGGCCCGGCTCTACATCAACATGGGCCGCTACGCGGAGGCGCGCGAGCAGCTGCAATCCGTCCTGGACGAGAAGGCGCCCACC